The Pseudomonas leptonychotis genomic sequence GATCCTTGGCCAGGAAAAACTCATCGAAAGGCTGCTGATTGCCTTGCTCGCCGATGGTCACATGCTGGTTGAGGGCGCACCTGGGCTCGCCAAGACCAAGGCGATCAAGGAACTGGCCGAAGGTATCGAGGCTGAGTTCCACCGTATTCAGTTCACCCCTGACCTGCTGCCAGCCGATATTACCGGCACTGAAATCTATCGCCCGGAAACCGGCAGCTTCGTATTTCAGCAGGGGCCGATCTTCCACAACTTGGTATTGGCGGACGAGATCAACCGTGCGCCGGCCAAGGTGCAATCCGCACTGCTTGAGGCCATGGCCGAGCGACAGGTCAGCGTCGGGCGCAGTACTTATCACCTGTCACCCTTGTTTCTGGTGATGGCCACGCAAAACCCGATTGAGCAGGAAGGCACCTACCCGCTGCCCGAAGCCCAGCTCGACCGCTTTCTGATGCACGTGAAGATCGGCTTCCCCGACGCCAGCGTGGAACGCAAGATCCTCGCCCAGGCCCGTGGTGAAGCGCTCAATGGCGAAACCAAGCCCGAGCAGCTGGTCAGCCAGCAAGCCATCTTCGCCGCACGCCAAGAGATTCTCGGCCTGTACATGGCTGATGCGGTGGAGGAGTACTTGGTGCAACTGGTGATGGCCTCGCGCACTCCGGCCAAGTTCGACCCGGAACTGGCCGAGTGGATCGCCTATGGCGCCAGCCCGCGCGGCTCGATTGCGCTGGATCGTTGCTCACGGGCGCATGCTTGGTTGGCTGGGCGTGATTTCGTCAGCCCCGAAGACATCCAGGCGGTGCTGTTCGACGTGCTGCGTCACCGCATCATTCTGTCGTTTGAGGCCGAAGCCGCTGGCATCGACCAGGACCGTGTGGTGCAGCGTATCCTCGACGTTGTGGCGGTCGCTTAAGCACCATGCATGATCAACCCACGCAACCCGGCATTCGCGTCAGCCTCGGTGAACTGATCGAGATGCGCCACCGTGTGCGTGAGGTTCAATTGTTTTCTACCCCCGCGCAGCGCAGCCCACTGATCGGCCTGCACCACTCCAAGCTGCGTGGACGCGGCGTGGACTTTGATCAAGTGCGGGTTTATCAGCCCGGTGACGATGTGCGCACCATCGATTGGCGCGTCACCGCGCGCACCCAGGAGCCGCACACCAAGTTGTTCCATGAAGAGCGCGAGCGACCGATCTACATCATGGTTGAGCAAAGCAAGCGGCTGTTCTTCGGCTCTGGGCTGATGTTCAAGTCGGTGCTCGCGGCCCAGGCTGCCAGCCTGATCGGCTGGGCCGCACTGGGCCATAACGACCGCATCGGCGGTCTGGTATTCGGCGACGTTGAGCACCACGAAGTCAAACCGCGGCGCAGCAAGCAAAGCCTGCTGCAGCTGCTCAGTCGTCTGGCCAAAGCCAACCAGGCACTGAGTTGCGACAGCCAAGGTGAACGCGACAGCTTCGGCCTGGCCTTGCGCCGTGCCCGCGAAGTGTTACGACCCGGTAGCCTGGTGGTGGTGCTGTGCGATGAGCGCACACTCAACGACAGCAGCGAACAACAGTTGCAACTGCTCGCTCGACACACCGACCTGCTGCTGCTGCCGCTTTCGGACCCCCTCGACCACGAACTGCCCAATGCCGGCCTGCTGCGTTTTACCGAGCGGGGCGCACAGCTGGAGCTGGACACCCAGGACGCCGAGCTGCGCCAGGCGTATCGCAACCTCGCCGATGCACGCCAGTCCCGCTGGCAGCGCCTGGCGCAGAAGCTCGGTGTGCCGCTGCTGGCCTTGAACACCCAGAGTGAAATGATTGAACAGTTACGCGAACATCTAAACGCCCAGCGCCCGAGGAAAACCCCGTGAACCCGCTGGATCAACTCGAACCTCTGATCGCCCCACCGGCCATCAGCTGGTGGCCGCCGGCGCCGGGCTGGTGGTTGCTCGCTCTGTTGTTGCCATTGCTGCTGTGGGGTGGCTTCACCTTGCTCAAACGCCTGCCGCGCAAAGCCACCGGCGCCGCGAACGATGCGCTACTCGACCCGCTGCGTCTGGCAGCACTGAACGAGCTTGAAAACTTGAGCAAGCCCTATAACGGTGTCGATGCCGGTCCTTGGCTGCAACAACTCAACGCCATCCTCAAACGCCTGTGTCGCGAGCGTTACCCGCAAAGCCACAGTCACGTGCTCAGCAGCCGTGCCTGGCTGGCCTTTCTCGACAGCCGCTGCCCAGCTGCCGGCCTGACCCGGTGGATGATTCTGGTCGAAGGGGCCTATCGGCCCCATTGCAACCTGGATGACAAAGCCATTGCCGGCCTCAACCAGGCAGTGTCGATCTGGATTCGCAAACATGTTTGAGTTTGCCTGGCCCTGGGTCTTTCTCCTCGCGCCCCTGCCCTGGTTGCTGCGAACCTGGTTGCCTGCAGCGGACAGCGGCGAGGCGGCGCTGAAAATCAGCTTTCTGGCGGAACTCGAAGGGCTAAGCGGGCGACGAGCGCGCGTACGCCTGCCAACCTTGCGCCAACAAGCGCCGTTTGCACTGGTTTGGTTATTGCTGCTGCTGGCCTGCGCCCGCCCGCAATGGCTCGGTGAACCGCTCCCCTTGCCCGCCAGCGGCCGCGACCTGTTGCTGGCCGTGGATGTGTCCGGCTCCATGGATTACGCAGACATGACTTGGGAAGACCAGGAAGTCAGCCGCCTGACCCTGGTCAAACATCTGCTCGGCGACTTTATCGACGGTCGCCAGGGTGACCGAGTCGGCCTTATTTTATTCGGCAGTCGCGCTTACCTGCAGTCACCGTTGACCTTTGACCGGCAGACCGTGCACACCTGGCTGGATGAGGCGCAAAAGAATATTGCCGGGCCCCAAACCGCCATCGGCGATGCCATTGGCCTGGCAGTCAAACGCCTGCGCGAACGCCCGGCGCAGAGCCGCGTGCTGGTACTGGTCACCGACGGCGCCAACAACGGTGGTGAAATCGAGCCGTTGACCGCCGCACGCTTGGCCGCCGAAGAAGGCATCACCATTTACCCTATCGGCATCGGTGCCGACCCCGAACAAGGCGGCGTGCTCGGCATGCTCGGCTTCAACCCCGGTATCGAACTGGACGAGCCGAGCCTGCGTGCAATTGCCGAAGCCACCGGCGGCGAATACTTCCGCGCCCGCGACAGCGAAGAGCTGCAAGCGATCGAAGCCACCCTCGACCGGCTGGAGCCGGTGGCGCAAAAACCAACCCTGGCGCGCCCAACCTTGCCACTGTATCCCTGGCCACTGGGCCTCGCGCTGCTGCTCAGCCTGTTACCCGCCGGCCAAACACTCTGGCCAACCCTGCAGCCACGCTGGCGCAACCCACTGACACGACGACAGGGGAAACAGCCATGAGCGACCTGGCGAACCTCTGGCCACACTGGCAGCGACCTTTCTGGTTGTTACTGATACCGCTGCTGGGTGTGCTGTTGTGGCAACTCTGGCACCGGGAAAAACGCGCCGGGCGCTGGCAGCTTTTGCTACCAGCGGCCTTCCAGGCAGCGCTATTGACCACCACACGCGGGCAGAACAGCCGCTTGCCCTGGCTGGCCCTGGGCCTAGCCTGGCTACTTGCTGTACTGGCGCTGCTGGGCCCAAGCTGGCAACGCATTGAACAGCACAACCCCAAACCGGCTGATCCGTTGGTGGTGATGCTGGAACTGACCTCTGACATGCTCGCCAGTGACGCCTCACCCAACCGTCTGGCACAGGCCAAGCGCAAGCTGCTCGACCTGTTAGACGCACGCCAGGATGCACAAACGGCCATCGTCGTGTATGCCGGCAGCGCGCACACCTTGGTGCCCCTGTCCGACGACCTGGCCACCAGTCGCAACCTGCTCGACGCGTTGAACCCGGGGATCATGCCCGAACCTGGCAAGCGCGCCGACCTGGCCGTAGCCAAAGCCCTGCAACTGCTCGAGCAGGGCGGCCAGGGCAACGGTCGCCTGCTGCTACTGACCAGCAGCCTGAGTGAAACGGAGCGTCAGGCCATCAGCCAAAACCTCGGCCGCCGTGGCGAACGCCTGCGTATTCTCGGCATCGGCAGCACCCAAGGTGCGCCGATCATTCAGGAAGACGGCTCATTCCTCAAGGACGCCCAAGGCACCATTCTGCTACCGCGCCTGGACAGCAATGGTATGAAGCGCTTTGCCAATGAGCTCGGCGGCCAGTATCAGGGCGTGACGCTGGACGAGCGTGACCTGCGCACCCTGGGTCTGCTGGATGCGCCACAGCAGCTGCGCCGCGATGGCGAGCTGACTCGCCTACAAGCCTGGGCCGACCAGAGCCACTGGCTGTTGCTGCCGCTGCTGTTACTCGCGGCCTGCGCGGCGCGGCGCGGCTGGCTGCTGTGTTTGCCGCTGCTACTACTGGGCTTGCCGCAAAACAGCTACGCCTTCAGTTTCGAAGACCTCTGGTTACGCGCCGATCAACAAGGCCAACGCCTGCTTGAGGCACAACAACCGGCAGAAGCTGCGCAACGTTTCAACGATCCGCGCTGGCAAGGTCAAGCCCTCTACCAAGCCGGAGATTACGCTGCGGCCGCCGAACGCTTCGGCAACGGCGAAAGCGCCAGCGACCACTACAACCGTGGCAACGCACTGGCGCAGAGTAATGAGTTGGAAGCGGCCATAGAGGCCTACACTCAGGCGCTCGAGATACAGCCTGAGCTGGCTCAGGCGCAAAAAAACAAAGCCCTAATCGAAGAGTTGCTACGCCAGAACCAGCAACAGCAGCAACAGCAGGACCAAAGCGATAGCGCGCAAGAACCGAATGAGCAGCAGAATCAGCCCAGCAGCCCGCCACAAGCCGGGCAGCCCGATCCAAAAGCCCAGCAGCAGACCGAGCAATCGCCGGCCAAGCCATCGGCGCCTGAAGACGAGGGTGAAAAGCCCACGCAACCCGGCGCCGACAAAGACGCGGAGCCATCGCTGTCGCAACCAGAAGAAGACGACAACAGCGGTGAAGAACAGGTCGCCAGCGCCGAGCCGGCCCTTGACGGCGAACGACGCCAGGCATTGGAACAATGGCTGCGGCAGATCCCTGACGATCCAGGCGAATTGCTGCGGCGTAAATTCAGGCTGGAACAACAACAGCGCCAGGAACAACTGCAATGAGTCGACTGCTCTGTACCCTTTTGCTTGGCCTGCTGGCCCTGAACGTCAGCGCGCAAAGCCTGACCGCCAGCGTCGACCGCACCCGCCTGGATGCCGGTGAGAGCGTTGAGCTGACCCTGGAATCGGATGACGCCACACTGTTTGGCAAGCCTGACCTGCTGCCGCTCAACGATCTGTTCGAGGTGCTCGGCACCCGCCAGGTCAATCGCCTGACCACCGGCAGCAATGGCGCCCAAGCCAGCACCCGCTGGATTGTCACCCTGCAACCCAAGCACAGCGGTTACGTGGTGATACCACCACTGAGCCTGGGCCAGCTACAAAGCGCGCCCATCACCCTGCACGTACAGCAGGGCAACAGCGCTGCTGACAGCCGCCTGGCTCCGGTGTTTATCGACGCCAGCCTGGATCAGGAGAGCGTCTATGTGCAGGCGCAAACCGTACTGACGCTGCGCATTTACCACTCTGTTTCGCTTTACGACGACAGCAGCCTGACCCCGCTGGATATGCCCCAGGCGCGGGTGGAGGCCCTGGGCGAACCACGTACTTACGAAAAAGACATCAATGGCGTGCGCCATGGTGTGATCGAGTTGCGCTATGCGATCTTCCCTCAGGAAAGTGGTGAGTTGCTGATCCCGGCACAAGCTTTTACCGCCACGGCGGTTGATCGCTCCAGCAGCAATGCCTATAACCCGTTCGGCCCACGACCCGGCAAGGTCGTGCGCGTCAGGTCCCCGGAAATCCCGCTGACAGTAAAAGCCAAGCCGGCCAGCTATCCAGCCGATGCACCCTGGCTGCCCGCGCAAGCGCTGACTCTAAGTGAGGTGTGGAGCCCTCAACCCGAAGATGCCCGCGTCGGTGACTCGCTGACCCGCAGCCTGCTACTCGAGGTGCAAGGTCTTGCCAGCGCACAGCTTCCGCCTTTGCCTGCAACCCAGGTCAGTGGCCTGCGTCGCTATCCCGACCAACCGCAATTAACCAATCAGGCCAGCGACAACGGCCTGATCGGCAGCCGTGAAGAACGCGAAGCCTTGGTGGCCAATCGCGAAGGTTTGATCGTTCTGCCTGCAGTCGAGGTGTTGTGGTGGAACACCAAGACCGACCAACTGGAACGCAGCAGCCTGCCAGCACGCGACCTGCAGGTAGCGGCCAATCCCGCGCTGGATACCCTACCCGTGGAAGCAGAGCGACCTGACTCCATCGCAATATCTACCTCAGCGCTGTGGCCCTGGCAGTTGAGCACTGGGCTACTGAGCCTGACCACCCTGCTCGGTTTCACTCTCTGGTGGCGTGCACGTCGTCAGCCTGCCGTAACGCCCAACCAGCAAACAGGCCCCAGCCCGCGTAACTTGCTCGACGACCTCAAGCGCAGTTGCTTGGCCAATGACTCGCAGGCCACCCGCCACGCGCTGGATGCCTGGGCCCGCCAGCAACCAGAAACCTTGGCCGACATGGCCGCGCGCTTTACTCCACTGTCGGAGGCGCTTGATGGCCTCAACGGCGCGCTCTACAGCGAAAGTGGCCAGCACTGGCAAGGTCGTAACCTCTGGCTGGCTATTCGCAGCCTGCCCGCCGTAGAAGACCTTGAGGGCAGCGCCAACATCGACACCAGCGCGCTGCCTCCGCTGTATCCGCGCTAAGAACAGCACCGGCAAGGCCTAGCAGACGCAAATCATGTGTACGCCCACGCTCACCAGGCGCATTGGCTTAACGCCAACAGGGTAAGCGTGCGGCACACACAGACGTGAACCTCAGCACCCAAGCGCAGCCTCACGCCTCATCAAACGGCAATAATCGGCATCACGCATGGCCGGCATAACGCCACATGCTGAATACGCCAATCCGCCCTAGCACTGCCTCAAGTGTGTATGCCTCAAGCGTGAACATGGACGCTCGGCCCACCACGGATAAACAGGCAATAAAAAACCGCGGCCCAGGGCCGCGGTTTTTAGTGTTGCGACTGCGTATTAGGCTCAGGCCTTGTTGCGCAACTTCTCTGGGTTGATCAGGAAGCGTGCCAGGGCAGGCAGCAGCCAGATCGCACCAATCATGTTCCACAGGAACATAAAGGTCAGCATCAAGCCCATATCAGCCTGGAACTTGATCGCCGAGAAGATCCACGTTGCCACGCCAATCGCCAAACAGATACCGGTAAACAGCACCGCTTTACCCGTCGACTTGAGGGTCTCGTAGTAGGCATCCTGCAACGACAGGCCCTGACGCAGGTAAGTCTCCAAACGGCTGTAGATATAAATGCCGTAGTCGACACCAATACCTACACCCAAGGCGATTACCGGCAGCGTGGCTACCTTCACACCGATACCCATATAGGCCATCAGGGCGTTACCCAACACCGAGGTCAGGACCAACGGCAAGATCACGCAGAGAGTGGCCGCCAGCGAACGGAAGGTCAGCAAGCACATGATGCTCACGGCCGCATACACCGCGATCAACATGGTGGTTTCAGACGCCGCGATCACCTCGTTGGTGGCCGCCTCAATGCCCGCATTACCGGCTGCAAGGATGAACTCCAAACCGTCCGTGTTGTTCTCTTTGGCAAAATCTTCAGCGACTTTAACCGCACGCGTTAGCGTTTCAGCTTTATGGTCGGAGAGGAAGATCAGCACCGGAGCAACCGAGCAATCACCGTTGTACAGACCATCGGCCCGGGCAATGGAGTTGTTCAGCATGTCCTGATTGCGCGACAGGGCTTCCCATTTCAGGTTGCCCTCGTTCATGCCTTTGATCACCTGACGCGAGACCGTGACCATGGAAATGGCCGACTGTACGCCTTCGGTGTTCTCCATCTTCCACATCAACTCATCCATGGCCGACAGAGTCGGATACGTCGAGCAGCCTTCTGCCGCTGTCTTGACCATGATCACCAGT encodes the following:
- a CDS encoding VWA domain-containing protein; the encoded protein is MSDLANLWPHWQRPFWLLLIPLLGVLLWQLWHREKRAGRWQLLLPAAFQAALLTTTRGQNSRLPWLALGLAWLLAVLALLGPSWQRIEQHNPKPADPLVVMLELTSDMLASDASPNRLAQAKRKLLDLLDARQDAQTAIVVYAGSAHTLVPLSDDLATSRNLLDALNPGIMPEPGKRADLAVAKALQLLEQGGQGNGRLLLLTSSLSETERQAISQNLGRRGERLRILGIGSTQGAPIIQEDGSFLKDAQGTILLPRLDSNGMKRFANELGGQYQGVTLDERDLRTLGLLDAPQQLRRDGELTRLQAWADQSHWLLLPLLLLAACAARRGWLLCLPLLLLGLPQNSYAFSFEDLWLRADQQGQRLLEAQQPAEAAQRFNDPRWQGQALYQAGDYAAAAERFGNGESASDHYNRGNALAQSNELEAAIEAYTQALEIQPELAQAQKNKALIEELLRQNQQQQQQQDQSDSAQEPNEQQNQPSSPPQAGQPDPKAQQQTEQSPAKPSAPEDEGEKPTQPGADKDAEPSLSQPEEDDNSGEEQVASAEPALDGERRQALEQWLRQIPDDPGELLRRKFRLEQQQRQEQLQ
- a CDS encoding AAA family ATPase — encoded protein: MEHREALVALRHFLSSQILGQEKLIERLLIALLADGHMLVEGAPGLAKTKAIKELAEGIEAEFHRIQFTPDLLPADITGTEIYRPETGSFVFQQGPIFHNLVLADEINRAPAKVQSALLEAMAERQVSVGRSTYHLSPLFLVMATQNPIEQEGTYPLPEAQLDRFLMHVKIGFPDASVERKILAQARGEALNGETKPEQLVSQQAIFAARQEILGLYMADAVEEYLVQLVMASRTPAKFDPELAEWIAYGASPRGSIALDRCSRAHAWLAGRDFVSPEDIQAVLFDVLRHRIILSFEAEAAGIDQDRVVQRILDVVAVA
- a CDS encoding vWA domain-containing protein, coding for MFEFAWPWVFLLAPLPWLLRTWLPAADSGEAALKISFLAELEGLSGRRARVRLPTLRQQAPFALVWLLLLLACARPQWLGEPLPLPASGRDLLLAVDVSGSMDYADMTWEDQEVSRLTLVKHLLGDFIDGRQGDRVGLILFGSRAYLQSPLTFDRQTVHTWLDEAQKNIAGPQTAIGDAIGLAVKRLRERPAQSRVLVLVTDGANNGGEIEPLTAARLAAEEGITIYPIGIGADPEQGGVLGMLGFNPGIELDEPSLRAIAEATGGEYFRARDSEELQAIEATLDRLEPVAQKPTLARPTLPLYPWPLGLALLLSLLPAGQTLWPTLQPRWRNPLTRRQGKQP
- a CDS encoding DUF4381 domain-containing protein, giving the protein MNPLDQLEPLIAPPAISWWPPAPGWWLLALLLPLLLWGGFTLLKRLPRKATGAANDALLDPLRLAALNELENLSKPYNGVDAGPWLQQLNAILKRLCRERYPQSHSHVLSSRAWLAFLDSRCPAAGLTRWMILVEGAYRPHCNLDDKAIAGLNQAVSIWIRKHV
- a CDS encoding BatD family protein, with protein sequence MSRLLCTLLLGLLALNVSAQSLTASVDRTRLDAGESVELTLESDDATLFGKPDLLPLNDLFEVLGTRQVNRLTTGSNGAQASTRWIVTLQPKHSGYVVIPPLSLGQLQSAPITLHVQQGNSAADSRLAPVFIDASLDQESVYVQAQTVLTLRIYHSVSLYDDSSLTPLDMPQARVEALGEPRTYEKDINGVRHGVIELRYAIFPQESGELLIPAQAFTATAVDRSSSNAYNPFGPRPGKVVRVRSPEIPLTVKAKPASYPADAPWLPAQALTLSEVWSPQPEDARVGDSLTRSLLLEVQGLASAQLPPLPATQVSGLRRYPDQPQLTNQASDNGLIGSREEREALVANREGLIVLPAVEVLWWNTKTDQLERSSLPARDLQVAANPALDTLPVEAERPDSIAISTSALWPWQLSTGLLSLTTLLGFTLWWRARRQPAVTPNQQTGPSPRNLLDDLKRSCLANDSQATRHALDAWARQQPETLADMAARFTPLSEALDGLNGALYSESGQHWQGRNLWLAIRSLPAVEDLEGSANIDTSALPPLYPR
- a CDS encoding DUF58 domain-containing protein encodes the protein MHDQPTQPGIRVSLGELIEMRHRVREVQLFSTPAQRSPLIGLHHSKLRGRGVDFDQVRVYQPGDDVRTIDWRVTARTQEPHTKLFHEERERPIYIMVEQSKRLFFGSGLMFKSVLAAQAASLIGWAALGHNDRIGGLVFGDVEHHEVKPRRSKQSLLQLLSRLAKANQALSCDSQGERDSFGLALRRAREVLRPGSLVVVLCDERTLNDSSEQQLQLLARHTDLLLLPLSDPLDHELPNAGLLRFTERGAQLELDTQDAELRQAYRNLADARQSRWQRLAQKLGVPLLALNTQSEMIEQLREHLNAQRPRKTP